In Nonomuraea muscovyensis, one genomic interval encodes:
- a CDS encoding NAD(P)/FAD-dependent oxidoreductase: MRERGARDRAGAGRGLIDVLVAGGGPAGLATAIHAALAGMEAVVVEPRTGPVDKACGEGLMPGGVAALAAMGVHPAGRPLRGIHYLDGRHQARAAFGHADGRGVRRTVLHAALARRAAELGVTTVAGRVREVRQDRDGVVAAGLRARWLVAADGLHSPARRSLGLDLPDRGPRRYGLRAHFRLAPWTDFVEVHWSGDGGEAYVTPVADDLVGVAILTSRRRPYPEHLAAFPALLARLAGAGAGDGTAPGMEGRTEPVTVVLGAGPLRRRVRARVAGRILLVGDAAGYTDALTGEGVSLAVRCAEALVGCLRRDRPQDYERAWRRLSRTHRLLTGALLLAAHRPATARLVVPAAQRMPALFTSVVRALA; this comes from the coding sequence GTGCGAGAACGCGGCGCTCGCGACCGTGCCGGGGCGGGCCGGGGGTTGATCGACGTCCTGGTGGCCGGCGGTGGCCCGGCCGGACTGGCCACGGCGATCCACGCCGCGCTCGCCGGGATGGAGGCGGTCGTCGTCGAGCCGCGTACCGGGCCGGTGGACAAGGCGTGCGGCGAGGGGCTGATGCCCGGGGGCGTGGCCGCGCTGGCGGCGATGGGCGTGCACCCGGCGGGCCGGCCGCTGCGCGGCATCCACTACCTCGACGGCCGGCACCAGGCGCGGGCGGCCTTCGGCCACGCCGACGGGCGGGGCGTGCGGCGTACCGTGCTGCACGCGGCGCTGGCCCGCCGCGCCGCCGAGCTGGGCGTCACGACGGTCGCGGGACGGGTGCGGGAGGTCCGCCAGGACCGCGACGGGGTGGTGGCGGCCGGGCTGCGCGCCCGCTGGCTCGTCGCGGCGGACGGCCTGCACTCGCCGGCGCGCCGCTCGCTGGGCCTCGACCTGCCCGACCGGGGGCCGCGCCGGTACGGGCTGCGGGCCCACTTCCGCCTGGCCCCGTGGACCGACTTCGTCGAGGTCCACTGGTCGGGCGACGGCGGCGAGGCGTACGTGACGCCGGTGGCCGACGACCTGGTCGGCGTGGCGATCCTGACCTCGCGGCGCCGCCCGTACCCCGAGCACCTGGCGGCCTTCCCCGCGCTGCTCGCCCGCCTGGCAGGGGCGGGCGCGGGCGACGGCACCGCGCCCGGGATGGAGGGCCGCACCGAGCCCGTGACTGTCGTGCTCGGTGCGGGCCCGCTGCGGCGGCGGGTGCGGGCGCGGGTGGCCGGGCGGATCCTGCTGGTCGGCGACGCCGCGGGCTACACCGACGCGCTCACCGGCGAGGGGGTCTCCCTCGCCGTGCGGTGCGCCGAGGCCCTGGTCGGCTGCCTCCGGCGGGACCGGCCGCAGGACTACGAGCGCGCCTGGCGGCGGCTGTCGCGCACGCACCGGCTGCTCACCGGCGCGCTGCTGCTCGCGGCCCACCGTCCCGCCACGGCCCGCCTGGTGGTGCCCGCGGCCCAGCGCATGCCGGCGCTCTTCACGAGCGTGGTCCGCGCCCTGGCCTGA
- a CDS encoding isoprenylcysteine carboxyl methyltransferase family protein: protein MTWYLLLILLVALERLAELVVSRRNARWSLERGGVVSGQGHYPWMVALHTGLLAGAPLEVWLADRPFLPALGWPMLALVVAAQGLRWWCIATLGPRWNTQVIVVPGLPLVTRGPYRFGWLRHPNYVAVIVEGVALPLVHTAWITAVVFTVLNAAMMVVRIRCENAALATVPGRAGG from the coding sequence ATGACCTGGTACCTGCTGCTCATCCTCCTCGTCGCGCTGGAGCGCCTCGCGGAGCTCGTCGTCTCCCGGCGCAACGCCCGCTGGAGCCTGGAGCGGGGCGGCGTCGTCAGCGGCCAGGGCCACTACCCGTGGATGGTGGCCCTGCACACCGGCCTGCTCGCCGGCGCGCCCCTGGAGGTGTGGCTCGCCGACCGGCCGTTCCTGCCGGCGCTCGGCTGGCCGATGCTGGCCCTGGTCGTCGCCGCGCAGGGGCTGCGCTGGTGGTGCATCGCCACGCTCGGCCCCCGCTGGAACACCCAGGTCATCGTCGTGCCGGGGCTGCCGCTGGTGACGCGCGGGCCCTACCGGTTCGGATGGCTGCGGCACCCGAACTACGTGGCCGTCATCGTGGAGGGCGTGGCGCTGCCGCTGGTGCACACGGCCTGGATCACCGCTGTCGTGTTCACGGTGCTGAACGCGGCGATGATGGTGGTCCGGATCAGGTGCGAGAACGCGGCGCTCGCGACCGTGCCGGGGCGGGCCGGGGGTTGA
- a CDS encoding type III polyketide synthase yields the protein MTRIAAVRASFPPNRYPQAELTDMAARICLPEGADRGVLERLHHSARVEFRNLALPIERYDKLDGFGAANEVFVSTAVELGTETVGAALRAAGVAPDEVDLIMFTSVTGVAAPSVDARIAGRLGLRPDVKRVPVFGLGCVAGAAGLARLHDYLRGWPDHVAVLLSVELCSLTVQRGDASPANLVASALFGDGAAAVVAVGGERPAGGGERPAGGGERSAAPGGGEGPANGGGPRVVATRGHLYPGSEHVMGWQVRDTGFGVLLDASVPDVVRRYLADDVHGFLADHGLTPRDVAAWVCHPGGPKVLEAVAETLDLPPGALDLTWRSLAANGNLSSSSVLNVLADTIALRPPEPGAHGLLIAMGPGFCSELVLLRW from the coding sequence ATGACCCGTATCGCCGCGGTACGAGCCTCGTTTCCCCCCAACCGCTACCCGCAGGCCGAGCTGACCGACATGGCGGCGCGGATCTGCCTGCCGGAGGGCGCCGACCGCGGGGTGCTCGAGCGTTTACACCACAGCGCCCGGGTCGAGTTCCGCAACCTCGCCCTGCCGATCGAGCGGTACGACAAGCTCGACGGCTTCGGCGCGGCCAACGAGGTGTTCGTGTCCACCGCGGTCGAGCTGGGGACGGAGACCGTCGGGGCCGCGCTGCGGGCCGCCGGGGTCGCGCCGGACGAGGTGGACCTGATCATGTTCACCTCGGTCACCGGCGTCGCCGCGCCCTCCGTGGACGCCCGGATCGCCGGGCGGCTGGGGCTGCGGCCCGACGTCAAGCGGGTACCCGTCTTCGGGCTCGGCTGCGTCGCGGGCGCCGCGGGGCTGGCCAGGCTGCACGACTACCTGCGCGGCTGGCCGGACCACGTGGCGGTCCTGCTGTCGGTGGAGCTGTGCTCCCTGACGGTGCAGCGCGGCGACGCCTCACCCGCCAACCTGGTGGCCAGCGCCCTGTTCGGCGACGGCGCCGCGGCGGTGGTGGCCGTCGGCGGCGAACGGCCGGCAGGAGGGGGCGAGCGGCCGGCGGGAGGGGGCGAACGGTCCGCCGCGCCCGGTGGGGGCGAGGGGCCGGCGAACGGCGGGGGGCCGCGGGTGGTCGCCACGCGCGGGCACCTGTATCCGGGGTCGGAGCACGTCATGGGCTGGCAGGTGCGTGACACCGGGTTCGGGGTGCTGCTCGACGCCAGCGTGCCCGACGTCGTACGCCGCTACCTCGCCGACGACGTGCACGGGTTCCTGGCCGACCATGGGCTGACCCCGCGCGACGTGGCCGCGTGGGTGTGCCACCCGGGCGGCCCGAAGGTGCTGGAGGCGGTGGCCGAGACACTGGACCTGCCGCCCGGCGCGCTGGACCTGACGTGGCGGTCGCTGGCCGCCAACGGCAACCTGTCGTCGTCGTCGGTGCTCAACGTGCTGGCCGACACCATCGCGCTCCGCCCACCCGAACCGGGTGCCCACGGCCTGCTCATCGCGATGGGCCCGGGGTTCTGCTCCGAGCTCGTGCTGCTGCGCTGGTGA
- a CDS encoding UbiA family prenyltransferase, protein MAGAGVRLRRVAGGLVRACHPGPTVAVTVLVTALAVASGRDLLGCVLVAAAVLAGQLSVGWCNDAVDADLDEAAGRTGKPIVAGAVRAGTVRGAALAALVLCVPLSLASGPLAGLVHLVGVGAAWAYDLGVKATVLSWVPYAVGFGSLPAFVTLGLPGQPWPAWWAMPAAALLSCGAHLANALPDIADDVAAGVLGWPQRLGAGRARVLAPVLLLAASALLALAPSGGAAALGRLALAAAGAIAGAGLLLHGRFPNAPFAAAIGVAAVDVALLVGNGGGLTGSA, encoded by the coding sequence GTGGCGGGCGCTGGGGTGAGGCTGCGGCGGGTGGCCGGCGGGCTGGTGCGGGCCTGCCATCCGGGCCCGACCGTGGCCGTCACCGTGCTGGTCACGGCGTTGGCGGTGGCGAGCGGGCGAGACCTCCTGGGCTGCGTGCTGGTGGCCGCCGCCGTGCTCGCCGGGCAGCTGTCGGTGGGCTGGTGCAACGACGCGGTGGACGCGGACCTCGACGAGGCGGCGGGGCGCACCGGCAAGCCGATCGTGGCGGGGGCGGTGCGCGCGGGGACCGTGCGGGGCGCGGCGCTGGCCGCACTGGTCCTGTGCGTGCCGCTGTCCCTGGCCTCGGGGCCGCTCGCCGGGCTCGTGCACCTGGTGGGGGTGGGGGCGGCCTGGGCCTACGACCTCGGCGTCAAGGCGACCGTGCTGTCGTGGGTGCCGTACGCGGTGGGGTTCGGGTCGTTGCCGGCCTTCGTGACGCTGGGCCTGCCGGGGCAGCCGTGGCCGGCCTGGTGGGCGATGCCGGCCGCCGCCCTGCTCAGCTGCGGGGCGCACCTGGCCAACGCGCTGCCGGACATCGCGGACGACGTGGCCGCGGGGGTGCTCGGGTGGCCGCAGCGGCTGGGGGCGGGCCGGGCGCGGGTGCTGGCGCCGGTCCTGCTGCTGGCCGCGTCGGCGCTGCTCGCCCTCGCGCCGTCGGGTGGGGCCGCTGCGCTCGGCCGGCTCGCGCTGGCGGCGGCGGGCGCGATCGCGGGCGCGGGGCTGCTGCTGCACGGCAGGTTCCCGAACGCCCCGTTCGCGGCGGCGATCGGGGTGGCGGCGGTGGACGTCGCCCTCCTCGTGGGCAACGGCGGCGGCCTCACCGGCTCCGCATAG